A single genomic interval of Aedes aegypti strain LVP_AGWG chromosome 1, AaegL5.0 Primary Assembly, whole genome shotgun sequence harbors:
- the LOC5577019 gene encoding neuferricin homolog, with translation MVLSYVTPYIRHIVVIGLAAVLFAILSREPPKGAHDEQATNFQEHQRLFTEQELAQYDGREGSKGLYLVILGYVYDVQKGVKHYGPGEAYNMFVGHDASRSFISGDFEEYSPELSDVSSLTDSELKSIVKWKSFYDENYTYKGKLIGRYFDERGELTEYHKVVLKRVARAEAEEAKPRQEFPSCNVEWKQETGTKVWCSSRSGDGVERGWVGKPRRYAKQEDKSPYCVCVPDGTESDALVPFENCNASSESCYVKEE, from the coding sequence ATGGTCCTGTCGTATGTGACCCCTTACATCCGGCACATCGTTGTGATAGGGCTGGCCGCGGTCCTGTTCGCCATCCTATCGCGAGAGCCACCTAAAGGAGCTCACGACGAGCAAGCGACGAACTTCCAAGAACACCAACGACTATTCACGGAACAGGAACTGGCCCAGTACGATGGCCGTGAGGGAAGCAAGGGACTCTATCTGGTTATCCTTGGATACGTGTACGATGTGCAGAAAGGCGTGAAGCATTACGGCCCCGGTGAGGCGTACAACATGTTCGTGGGTCACGACGCATCCAGGTCGTTCATTTCCGGGGACTTTGAGGAGTACAGCCCGGAACTGTCCGACGTGTCTTCGCTGACCGATTCGGAGCTGAAGAGCATCGTCAAGTGGAAGTCGTTCTACGATGAGAACTACACCTACAAaggcaagctgattggacggtATTTCGACGAGCGAGGAGAGCTCACCGAATACCACAAGGTCGTCCTGAAGCGGGTTGCCCGAGCTGAAGCAGAGGAAGCCAAACCAAGGCAGGAGTTCCCGTCGTGTAACGTGGAATGGAAGCAGGAAACGGGGACGAAAGTGTGGTGCTCGTCGAGAAGCGGGGATGGCGTGGAACGGGGATGGGTGGGCAAGCCCCGGAGATACGCCAAACAGGAGGACAAATCTCCGTACTGCGTGTGTGTGCCGGATGGGACGGAATCCGACGCGTTAGTGCCTTTCGAGAACTGTAACGCTAGCAGCGAGAGCTGTTATGTGAAGGAGGAGTGA